Proteins from one Drosophila gunungcola strain Sukarami chromosome 3R, Dgunungcola_SK_2, whole genome shotgun sequence genomic window:
- the LOC128252227 gene encoding uncharacterized protein LOC128252227 isoform X6: MASGLAPVQFARIGPHGNRRRVKNIKPLTFDEVYNQSSPSNCTVYVGGVNSALTALSEEVLQKTFAPFGAIQEIRVFKDKGYAFVRFSTKEAATHAIVGVHNTEINAQPVKCSWGKESGDPNNAQTIATQALNSAAAAAAGFPYGVGAAAAAAAYGQQLAATGCWYSPTPTYPASSATAAAVTPAAASAAAVQNQFLQGIQGYHFGQYGGYQQGYMGMGVQIPATWQGVTQAQISPAQQLATGVAGTAIPQAAGVVAYPIQQFQVSPQLPEEEWLAANLLC, translated from the exons AACATCAAGCCGTTGACCTTCGACGAGGTCTACAATCAGAGCAGTCCCTCCAATTGCACCGTTTACGTGGGCGGCGTCAACAGCGCCCTCACCGCCCTCAGCGAGGAGGTCCTGCAGAAGACCTTCGCCCCGTTCGGCGCGATACAGGAGATCCGCGTCTTCAAGGACAAGGGATACGCCTTCGTGCG CTTCTCCACTAAGGAGGCGGCCACCCACGCCATTGTGGGCGTGCACAATACCGAGATCAATGCGCAGCCCGTGAAGTGTTCGTGGGGCAAGGAGAGTGGTGACCCCAACAACGCGCAGACCATCGCAACCCAGGCGCTGAACagtgccgccgccgctgccgccggtTTCCCCTATGGAGTGGGCGcggctgccgccgccgccgcctacGGACAGCAGCTGGCCGCCACGGGCTGCTGGTACTCGCCCACGCCCACCTATCCGGCCTCCTCGGCCACCGCTGCGGCGGTAACTCCGGCGGCGGCCAGTGCAGCCGCCGTGCAGAACCAGTTCCTGCAGGGCATCCAGGGCTACCACTTCGGCCAGTACGGCGGCTACCAGCAGGGATACATGGG GATGGGAGTGCAGATTCCGGCCACCTGGCAAGGCGTCACCCAGGCGCAGATCTCACCTGCCCAGCAGCTGGCAACGGGCGTGGCCGGCACCGCCATTCCGCAGGCCGCAGGTGTGGTGGCCTATCCGATTCAGCAGTTCCAAGTGAGCCCACAG ttGCCAGAAGAGGAATGGTTAGCTGCAAATTTGTTGTGTTAG